GCGAAATGTAACCCAATGCGCGGTCGGAAATCTTCATGGCCGAGAATATAGTAAAAATCTCTCATCTCACGCTCCCTAGCACTCTTTCTATTTCGGTGATGTCGGTGATTCCGTCTTCGACTAGCTTCAGGGCGTTTTCCCGGAGGGTGCCGTCAACGTAATTGCCGTCGGGCGTTAGAATCTCGACCACCGCTTGGCGGCCCGAATAGGGGAGCGCTTGGGCCGGGCGGCAGCGTACCAGGCGCTGGGCCATAATGCCCAGGAGTGATTCTTGCAGGGCCGTGCGCGAAATGCCCAAATCTTCAAGGCGGGTGAATCCGGCTTTGGCAGAATTCGTGTGCAGGGTCGATACGACCAAGTGCCCCGTCTGTGCGGCGCGGAGGGCGATTTGCGCTGTCTCCTTGTCGCGGATTTCGCCGACCATGATCACGTCGGGGTCTTGGCGCAATATGGCCCGGAGCGCTACGGCAAACGTGAACCCGCATTTTTCGTTCACTTGCACCTGAGCCACCCCTTCCAGCGGATACTCCACCGGGTCTTCGATCGTCGTCACGTTGATTTGCCTATGCGCGATTTCTTGCAAACCGGCGTGGAGTGTCGTTGTCTTTCCGGATCCAGTCGGCCCTGTTACCAGGAACAATCCCTGCGGGCTATGGAACATCTCCCGCAAAAACTTGAGACTTGTTGGACTCAAACGCAGTGATTCCAGCTTTGTGTATGGTTCGCTTTCAAGGCGTGAAAACGCAATCGGGCTACCCGCCGTCGGTAAAATCCGGAGCACCGCTTTTTCGCCTCCTTGTACGGGGAGCGTGCTCACACGAATGTTGGCGCTATGGCGGAACCCGCTAAAGGTAAACGAGCCGTCATGCGGAATTCTTTTGTCTGTAATGTCAATCTCCGAAAGAATCTTGAGTCGGACTAAAACCGGTTCGCCAATCCATAAAGGCAAACTCTTGTAGTCGTTCAGCAATCCGTCTTGCCGCAACCGTACGCGGAATGCCTGCGGTAAGGGCTCCAAGTGAATGTCGGTGGCCTTCAAGTCTATGGCCTGTTCAATCAGGCTGTCAACCAGATTCACAATCGGTTCCGATTCCCAAGAAGCGTTTTGCGCATTCTCGGGCTTTAATAAGTCATCGTCAAAATTCTCGGAATCGAGGCTCAACAACTGATGAATCTCTGCCTTGCTCTTGATGCAGGCTTGCACGGGTGCGCCAAGCTCCGTTCGCACCTTCTGAAGCAAAAAGTCATCGCTGTCGTTCGTCACGGCAACACTCAATTCGCCGAGTAAGGCAACCTCGTGCTCGCGACACCATTTCGTAGAAAGAATGCGTTCCATATCGCGAAAATAAAAAACATTCCCGCGTAAGCGTGCAACACATTGTTTGCAAGTTTTTTTGCCGGGCAGAATCTGTGAGCCCTAAGCGACTCGTCTGAACGAGTCGTGTGGGCGAGAGCGAGGCGAAGTCACATTCTTGTTTAAACGATAGAGCCGAGCGGTCTTTGGTAAGCCGAACGGTATTAAAAAGTCCCGACTCTAGTGAGTCGGGACTTACTTGTAAGAACGAAAACCACCAGCTAGGCTGGTGGTTCTAAAGAAGCCTTCTGGCG
This genomic window from Fibrobacter sp. UWB5 contains:
- a CDS encoding GspE/PulE family protein, whose protein sequence is MERILSTKWCREHEVALLGELSVAVTNDSDDFLLQKVRTELGAPVQACIKSKAEIHQLLSLDSENFDDDLLKPENAQNASWESEPIVNLVDSLIEQAIDLKATDIHLEPLPQAFRVRLRQDGLLNDYKSLPLWIGEPVLVRLKILSEIDITDKRIPHDGSFTFSGFRHSANIRVSTLPVQGGEKAVLRILPTAGSPIAFSRLESEPYTKLESLRLSPTSLKFLREMFHSPQGLFLVTGPTGSGKTTTLHAGLQEIAHRQINVTTIEDPVEYPLEGVAQVQVNEKCGFTFAVALRAILRQDPDVIMVGEIRDKETAQIALRAAQTGHLVVSTLHTNSAKAGFTRLEDLGISRTALQESLLGIMAQRLVRCRPAQALPYSGRQAVVEILTPDGNYVDGTLRENALKLVEDGITDITEIERVLGSVR